The proteins below come from a single uncultured delta proteobacterium genomic window:
- a CDS encoding conserved hypothetical protein (Evidence 4 : Homologs of previously reported genes of unknown function), which produces MRILNIDSMRLVPAFRALGHEVLSVGYEKECDIQITSPRNAVSLYAQVCSTGFIPDCAFWCDASNLPYLPGIEELPCVTAFYSIDTYCHMWHFGFANAFDAVFVAQKDHLPFFPKDTVLVRWLPLFAPALEESPPMEARDIPVSFVGTRQHPNNPDRKPFLDGFRRAHPLVVYSGPYRDIFSRSRIVLNQTACSEVNYRCFEALSCGTGLLMEICNHGLDELFRPGETILPLYARNNWAQAAGIAANALAVPERLAEIAANGRDLVARYHLARHRAEEVGAIFARLLAEKAPMRRLRQLETRRELLSAAYAMIGAGLTGRLPESYSKHYFAMSGKLTPDAPDTAEDAA; this is translated from the coding sequence GTGCGAATTCTGAACATAGACTCCATGCGGCTCGTTCCGGCGTTCAGAGCGCTGGGACACGAAGTGTTGAGCGTGGGGTACGAAAAAGAGTGCGACATTCAGATAACCTCACCCCGCAACGCCGTGAGTTTGTATGCGCAGGTTTGCTCCACGGGCTTCATTCCCGACTGCGCTTTCTGGTGCGATGCGAGCAATCTGCCCTATTTGCCGGGGATAGAAGAGTTGCCCTGCGTGACGGCATTTTATTCCATAGACACCTATTGCCACATGTGGCATTTCGGCTTCGCCAACGCGTTTGACGCTGTTTTCGTGGCCCAGAAAGACCACCTGCCGTTTTTTCCGAAGGATACTGTCCTGGTACGCTGGCTGCCGCTTTTCGCCCCGGCGCTGGAAGAGTCGCCCCCCATGGAGGCGCGCGATATCCCCGTTTCCTTTGTCGGTACGCGGCAACACCCGAACAACCCGGACCGCAAGCCGTTTTTGGACGGGTTCCGCCGGGCGCACCCGTTGGTCGTGTATTCCGGGCCGTACAGGGATATTTTTTCCCGCTCGCGGATCGTGCTGAACCAGACAGCCTGCTCGGAGGTGAATTACCGCTGTTTCGAAGCCTTAAGCTGCGGCACGGGGCTCTTGATGGAAATCTGCAACCACGGCCTTGACGAGTTGTTCAGGCCGGGCGAAACGATCCTGCCGCTCTATGCGCGGAACAATTGGGCCCAGGCCGCGGGAATAGCGGCAAACGCCCTGGCCGTTCCGGAAAGGTTGGCGGAAATAGCCGCCAACGGCCGCGATCTGGTCGCGCGGTACCACCTGGCCCGGCACAGAGCCGAGGAGGTCGGCGCCATTTTCGCGCGGCTTCTTGCGGAGAAAGCCCCCATGCGGCGCCTGCGCCAGTTGGAGACGCGCCGAGAACTGCTTTCCGCGGCCTATGCCATGATCGGCGCCGGTTTGACAGGCAGGCTGCCGGAATCGTACTCAAAACATTATTTCGCCATGTCGGGCAAGCTGA
- a CDS encoding putative Efflux pump periplasmic linker BepD (Evidence 3 : Function proposed based on presence of conserved amino acid motif, structural feature or limited homology) encodes MMQKRYTPLLLFVLLLSASGCGSGKEEAQKPAPLKVVVAEVASVKSPIERTFNATLAAKETVEVRSRISGYIKERLFEEGAFVKAGDVLYKLDDRDLVATLNSAKANTAKAKATWENDVVTANRYIPLAAKGVVAVQDKDNYVAKAAESEAYYTAAKAQEERAAVNLSYATIATPITGYITRSLVDVGGYVQAGSALLTTVYRTDPIRAEFSITDKEFALFRKTVMEHGSDPKAMAFRLQLTDQHIDYPHTGVLEMADPVVDSKTNTMGVRAEFPNPDHLLRPGLFVNVIGSLGEYETLTVPEVAVFDQTNGKAVYVVDDKNVLVATPVEVGKLSGENRIIEKGLTAGQKVVVEGLVAARPGITVEIVTKQAPGAAEAAPSEQTGK; translated from the coding sequence ATGATGCAAAAGCGTTACACGCCGTTATTGTTGTTTGTGCTTCTCCTCTCGGCTTCCGGATGCGGCAGCGGCAAGGAGGAAGCCCAAAAACCGGCTCCGTTGAAGGTCGTGGTCGCGGAAGTGGCTTCCGTCAAAAGCCCCATCGAAAGGACGTTTAACGCCACCCTGGCAGCCAAGGAAACCGTTGAGGTCCGCTCCCGGATCAGCGGCTACATCAAGGAGCGGCTTTTTGAGGAAGGCGCTTTTGTCAAGGCCGGGGACGTTCTCTACAAGCTGGACGACCGCGACCTTGTCGCCACCCTGAATTCCGCCAAGGCCAACACGGCCAAGGCCAAAGCCACCTGGGAAAACGACGTGGTCACCGCGAACCGCTATATCCCGCTGGCCGCGAAAGGCGTTGTGGCCGTGCAGGATAAAGACAACTACGTCGCCAAGGCGGCGGAATCCGAGGCGTACTATACCGCGGCGAAAGCCCAGGAAGAGCGGGCCGCGGTCAACCTCAGCTATGCCACCATCGCAACGCCCATTACGGGATACATCACCCGCTCCCTGGTGGATGTGGGCGGGTATGTGCAGGCCGGCAGCGCCCTCCTGACGACCGTTTACCGCACGGACCCCATCCGGGCCGAATTCTCCATAACGGACAAGGAGTTCGCCCTGTTCCGGAAAACCGTCATGGAACACGGCAGCGACCCCAAGGCCATGGCCTTCCGGCTGCAACTGACCGACCAGCATATAGACTATCCCCATACGGGCGTTCTTGAAATGGCGGACCCCGTGGTGGACAGCAAAACAAACACCATGGGCGTGCGGGCGGAGTTCCCCAACCCGGATCATCTGCTGCGCCCGGGCCTGTTCGTCAACGTCATCGGTTCCCTCGGCGAGTATGAAACGCTGACCGTGCCGGAAGTGGCCGTCTTTGACCAGACCAACGGCAAAGCCGTGTATGTCGTGGACGACAAGAACGTTCTGGTCGCCACCCCCGTGGAAGTGGGCAAACTCTCCGGCGAGAACCGGATCATCGAAAAAGGCCTGACCGCCGGGCAAAAGGTTGTGGTTGAGGGGCTGGTGGCGGCCCGGCCCGGCATAACGGTGGAAATTGTGACCAAACAGGCTCCCGGCGCGGCGGAAGCAGCACCCTCGGAGCAAACCGGCAAGTAG
- a CDS encoding Hydrophobe/amphiphile efflux-1 (HAE1) family transporter produces the protein MFKFFIDRPILAASISTLIVVLGFMSLKSLPLANYPRVSPPSISVSAYYPGADALTVSESVAAVLERQINGAEGMLYIASKCFNNGTLSMTVTFDISRNDDLALVDVQNRVSEAESSLPQEVMRQGLTIRKQSPDMLMLINLYSPKGTVSDLDLANYASRFIKDELGRIKGVGDVSLMGADDYGMRIWLDPERLQHYNLTVSDVRAAVNDQNQLASAGTFGAMPSSPSVKFERTGQIKGQLTTPKEFSELVLRTNSDGSVVRLTDVTPNLTRADGSGNTVTRPGIELGAEGYDSYSRRDGKPSTSLIIYQLPSGNAVEISKTAKALMEKAKGKFLRGGLDMDYAIGLDMAEYVTVSLKELVRTLIEALVLVLIVVYLFLGSFRSSLVPMVAVPVSLIGVFAFFPLFGLNINNLTLFALVLAVGIVVDDAIVVVEAVEVRLDEGHAPREAAVLAMKDVGFTIVGITFALISVFLPMTMLGGLTGKLYQQFALTLALSVGISAFNSLTLSPALCALLLHSRKEGVEPFILVRLFNRFYDTVFKGYSNMVGIVARRGLITVALMAAVYAGLFGAMKALPTSLVPVEDQRVFFMAVQMPNGAAQTRTRELADALSLELKKALPEVESVTVLGAQNVATGVQSSSVATCVVLLTHWDERKGEGQDIVSVIQKAQALAREKFHEPMVMTFSPPTISGLGMSPGVTYEVENQGDDQSPEALVKPVAMLQEAFSRLPELAAPFTAFSMHGRFVALDVDREKAKRQGVNLSDVFYTVGTLLGGSYINDFQEFGHNYKVMMQARDDYRTSPEILRFFNLRNANGDLVPVSAFISTTDKSGPEFLTRYNLYPSIEFMAGAAPGHSTGQAMAAMDKAARDALPTGYGFEWTGQSYQEQLAAGQTSVVLALALICCFLVLAGLYESMTSPFVVMVSVGIAILGAMLGQLARGLTLDVFMQVGLVMLIGLAAKNAILIVQYAQTRQQEGLPPAEAAVLAGRQRLRPILMTSFAFILGVLPLVIATGAGANSRHSLGTGVFFGMMMSTFVGVFAIPGLYVLVQRIKGNAKGAADTAAPFDAAEKQE, from the coding sequence ATGTTCAAGTTCTTTATTGACCGGCCTATTCTGGCGGCCAGCATTTCGACCCTGATCGTGGTTTTAGGCTTCATGAGCCTCAAAAGCTTGCCCCTTGCCAACTATCCCAGGGTCTCGCCGCCGTCCATCTCCGTGTCCGCCTATTATCCGGGCGCGGACGCGCTCACGGTTTCGGAATCGGTCGCGGCCGTCCTGGAGCGCCAGATCAACGGCGCCGAGGGCATGCTCTATATTGCGTCAAAATGCTTCAACAACGGCACGCTTTCCATGACCGTGACGTTCGATATCAGCCGCAACGACGACCTGGCGCTGGTGGACGTGCAGAACCGGGTTTCCGAAGCGGAATCCTCCCTGCCCCAGGAAGTCATGCGCCAGGGGCTGACCATCCGCAAACAGTCGCCAGACATGTTGATGCTCATCAACCTCTATTCCCCCAAGGGGACGGTCAGCGACCTGGATCTGGCCAACTACGCCTCCCGCTTCATCAAGGACGAACTGGGCCGCATCAAGGGCGTCGGCGACGTTTCCCTGATGGGCGCGGACGATTACGGCATGCGCATCTGGCTGGACCCCGAGCGGTTACAGCACTACAACCTCACTGTTTCCGACGTGCGCGCGGCGGTCAACGACCAGAACCAGCTGGCCTCGGCGGGCACGTTCGGCGCCATGCCCTCCTCGCCCTCGGTTAAATTCGAGCGGACCGGGCAGATCAAGGGGCAGCTCACCACGCCCAAAGAGTTCAGCGAGCTTGTTCTGCGCACCAACAGCGACGGCAGCGTGGTGCGCCTTACGGACGTGACGCCGAACCTCACGCGCGCGGACGGATCCGGCAACACCGTCACCCGCCCCGGCATAGAGCTGGGGGCCGAGGGGTACGACAGTTACAGCCGGAGGGACGGCAAACCATCCACTTCTCTTATCATCTACCAACTCCCTTCCGGAAACGCGGTGGAAATATCCAAAACCGCCAAGGCCCTTATGGAAAAGGCCAAGGGCAAGTTCCTGCGGGGCGGCCTGGATATGGATTACGCCATCGGCCTGGATATGGCGGAATACGTCACCGTCTCCCTGAAGGAACTGGTCCGCACCTTGATCGAGGCCCTGGTGCTCGTGCTTATCGTGGTGTATCTTTTCCTCGGCTCCTTCCGCTCCAGCCTGGTTCCCATGGTGGCCGTGCCTGTTTCCCTCATCGGCGTGTTCGCCTTTTTCCCGCTTTTCGGCCTCAACATCAACAACCTGACGCTCTTTGCCCTGGTCCTGGCCGTGGGCATCGTGGTGGACGACGCCATCGTCGTGGTGGAAGCCGTGGAGGTGCGCCTGGACGAAGGGCACGCCCCGCGGGAAGCGGCGGTTCTGGCCATGAAAGACGTGGGCTTCACCATCGTGGGCATAACCTTTGCCCTTATTTCGGTGTTCCTGCCCATGACCATGCTGGGCGGCCTCACCGGGAAACTCTACCAGCAGTTCGCCCTGACGCTCGCTTTGTCTGTGGGCATCTCCGCCTTCAACTCCCTGACGCTGAGCCCCGCGCTCTGCGCCCTGCTCCTCCACTCCCGGAAGGAAGGCGTGGAACCATTCATTTTGGTCCGGCTCTTCAACCGGTTCTACGACACGGTCTTCAAAGGCTATTCCAATATGGTCGGCATCGTCGCCCGCCGGGGCCTTATCACCGTCGCCCTTATGGCGGCCGTCTATGCCGGGCTTTTCGGCGCCATGAAAGCGCTGCCCACCTCCCTGGTGCCCGTGGAAGACCAGCGGGTGTTCTTCATGGCCGTGCAGATGCCCAACGGGGCGGCCCAGACCCGCACCAGAGAGCTTGCCGACGCCCTGAGCCTGGAACTGAAAAAAGCCCTCCCGGAAGTGGAATCCGTTACCGTTCTCGGCGCGCAGAACGTGGCCACGGGTGTGCAAAGCTCCAGCGTGGCCACCTGCGTTGTGCTGCTCACGCACTGGGATGAACGCAAAGGCGAGGGCCAGGACATCGTCAGCGTCATCCAAAAGGCGCAGGCCCTGGCCCGCGAAAAATTCCACGAACCCATGGTGATGACGTTCAGCCCCCCGACCATCTCCGGCCTCGGCATGAGCCCGGGCGTGACCTATGAAGTGGAAAACCAGGGCGACGACCAAAGCCCCGAGGCTCTCGTAAAACCCGTGGCCATGCTGCAGGAAGCGTTCAGCCGCCTGCCGGAACTCGCCGCCCCGTTCACGGCCTTCAGCATGCACGGCAGGTTCGTGGCGCTGGATGTGGACCGGGAAAAGGCGAAACGCCAGGGCGTGAACCTTTCGGATGTGTTCTATACCGTCGGCACGCTCCTCGGCGGGTCCTACATCAACGATTTCCAGGAGTTCGGCCACAATTACAAGGTCATGATGCAGGCGCGGGACGACTACAGGACCAGCCCGGAAATTCTGCGGTTCTTCAACCTGCGGAACGCGAACGGCGATCTGGTGCCGGTTTCCGCCTTTATCAGCACCACGGACAAATCCGGGCCCGAGTTCCTGACCCGCTACAACCTTTACCCCTCAATCGAATTCATGGCGGGCGCCGCCCCGGGCCACAGCACGGGGCAGGCCATGGCGGCCATGGACAAAGCCGCCAGGGACGCCCTGCCCACGGGCTACGGCTTTGAATGGACCGGGCAATCCTACCAGGAACAGCTGGCCGCCGGGCAGACGTCCGTCGTGCTCGCCCTGGCCCTCATCTGCTGCTTCCTCGTCCTGGCGGGCCTGTACGAAAGCATGACCTCGCCCTTCGTGGTCATGGTCTCGGTCGGCATAGCCATTCTCGGCGCCATGCTCGGCCAACTGGCGCGGGGGCTGACCCTCGACGTGTTCATGCAGGTGGGCCTGGTCATGCTTATCGGTCTGGCGGCGAAAAACGCCATCCTGATCGTCCAGTACGCCCAGACACGCCAGCAGGAGGGCCTTCCTCCGGCGGAGGCCGCCGTGCTTGCGGGCCGCCAGCGGCTGCGGCCCATCCTCATGACGTCTTTCGCCTTTATCCTGGGCGTGCTGCCGCTCGTCATCGCCACCGGCGCCGGGGCCAACTCCCGCCACTCCCTGGGCACGGGCGTCTTTTTCGGCATGATGATGAGCACGTTCGTCGGCGTCTTTGCCATTCCCGGCCTGTACGTGCTGGTGCAACGGATCAAGGGAAACGCGAAGGGAGCCGCGGACACCGCCGCGCCGTTCGATGCGGCAGAAAAACAGGAATAG